The following coding sequences are from one Sphingomonadaceae bacterium OTU29LAMAA1 window:
- a CDS encoding homogentisate 1,2-dioxygenase: MLSIFWGAMMAAAVQVAVPAASPTASCPSGSTVLPAGLSGWARSVPLAAGVSAGDAPALPIGSGVRATLVATSTLRLAQASGKAGTPAGFGGVFTLSVATRGRYRIALGSGAWIDVVAGDRIVASATHGHGPACSPIRKMVDFDLAPGRYQVQLTGSKTAALSLMAARVAS, from the coding sequence ATGCTATCGATCTTTTGGGGCGCGATGATGGCGGCCGCCGTACAGGTCGCCGTTCCCGCCGCATCGCCGACCGCATCCTGCCCGTCGGGATCGACGGTCCTGCCTGCCGGCCTGTCCGGCTGGGCGCGATCCGTCCCGCTCGCCGCCGGCGTGTCCGCCGGAGACGCACCAGCGCTGCCGATCGGTAGTGGCGTCCGCGCGACGCTGGTCGCCACGTCGACCTTGCGTCTGGCGCAGGCCTCCGGGAAAGCCGGCACGCCTGCGGGCTTCGGCGGTGTCTTCACGCTCTCGGTCGCAACGCGGGGCCGCTACCGGATCGCGCTCGGAAGCGGCGCGTGGATCGACGTGGTCGCGGGCGACCGCATCGTCGCGTCCGCTACGCACGGCCATGGTCCCGCCTGCTCGCCGATCCGCAAGATGGTCGATTTCGATCTCGCCCCCGGTCGTTATCAGGTCCAGCTCACCGGCAGCAAGACCGCGGCCCTGTCGCTGATGGCGGCGAGGGT
- a CDS encoding response regulator: MRALLSGALERIPGVAVVGSAGGADEARTMREQLHPDVITLDVEMPGMSGLEYLAEVMASRPMPIIMFSTRTEAGAEASIEALRLGAIDCFPKPKVAVAAEFDKILSKLGKRIKAAKGAAVKPSGGAKPVAAPPLDWNGRIVAIGGEAAATQALFDLFGTFPANCPPTVVVQHLGAGLAGTMIDTMAAEIAPRIVLAEDGMAIEQGTIYLAPPGEHHVVVDGWPNGRLRMLPRDPVAGERPSISILFASIAKAAGAEAVGLLLGADGEDGDAGVRALQAGGSYGIVPAERRADGFVMSRRIATQAVPADQLAGTILKLCGK, from the coding sequence ATGCGCGCCCTGCTGTCCGGCGCGCTGGAACGCATTCCCGGCGTTGCTGTCGTCGGATCGGCGGGCGGTGCCGACGAAGCCCGCACGATGCGCGAACAGCTGCACCCCGACGTCATCACGCTCGATGTCGAGATGCCGGGAATGAGCGGCCTCGAATATCTGGCCGAGGTGATGGCATCGCGGCCGATGCCGATCATCATGTTCTCGACCCGCACCGAAGCCGGCGCGGAGGCGTCGATCGAGGCGCTTCGGCTGGGGGCGATCGACTGTTTCCCCAAGCCAAAGGTCGCCGTCGCCGCGGAATTCGACAAGATCCTGAGCAAGCTCGGCAAGCGGATCAAGGCCGCGAAGGGCGCGGCGGTCAAGCCGAGTGGCGGTGCGAAGCCCGTCGCCGCTCCGCCGCTCGACTGGAACGGCCGGATCGTCGCGATCGGCGGCGAGGCGGCCGCCACGCAGGCGCTGTTCGACCTGTTCGGCACCTTTCCGGCGAATTGCCCGCCGACCGTCGTCGTCCAGCATCTGGGCGCAGGCCTTGCCGGTACGATGATCGATACGATGGCCGCCGAGATCGCGCCGCGGATCGTGCTGGCCGAGGATGGCATGGCGATCGAACAGGGTACGATCTACCTCGCGCCGCCGGGCGAGCATCATGTCGTCGTCGACGGCTGGCCGAACGGGCGCCTCCGCATGCTGCCGCGCGATCCCGTGGCGGGCGAGCGGCCGTCGATCTCGATCCTGTTCGCCTCGATCGCCAAGGCTGCCGGCGCCGAAGCGGTCGGGCTGTTGCTCGGGGCCGACGGCGAGGATGGCGATGCCGGCGTCCGCGCGCTGCAGGCGGGGGGAAGCTACGGCATCGTGCCGGCGGAACGGCGCGCCGACGGCTTCGTGATGTCGCGGCGGATCGCGACGCAGGCGGTGCCGGCGGACCAGCTGGCCGGCACGATCCTGAAATTGTGTGGCAAATGA
- a CDS encoding chemotaxis protein CheW: MSRQLITFQIGEQVLGVDIMAIREIRAWSPATPLPNVPPHVRGVVNLRGVVLPVLDLSHRLGWGMTDPSSRHVIIVVRIGDQLQGLIVDAVNDIVTVPADGMQPLPDIGETPAANYLEGLATIDQRLILILALERLTDPSMPLADAA; this comes from the coding sequence ATGTCCCGTCAGCTCATCACCTTCCAGATCGGCGAGCAGGTTCTCGGCGTCGATATCATGGCGATCCGTGAAATCCGCGCCTGGTCGCCCGCGACGCCGCTGCCCAACGTGCCGCCGCATGTCCGCGGCGTCGTCAACCTGCGCGGCGTCGTCCTGCCCGTGCTCGATCTCAGCCACCGCCTCGGCTGGGGCATGACCGATCCGTCGTCGCGTCACGTCATCATCGTAGTCCGCATCGGCGACCAGTTGCAGGGCCTGATCGTCGACGCGGTGAACGACATCGTCACCGTCCCCGCCGACGGCATGCAGCCCCTGCCCGACATCGGCGAAACGCCCGCCGCCAACTACCTCGAAGGGCTCGCGACGATCGATCAGCGCCTGATCCTGATCCTGGCGCTCGAACGGCTCACCGACCCGTCGATGCCGCTCGCCGACGCCGCCTGA